In Methylovirgula sp., a single genomic region encodes these proteins:
- a CDS encoding flavodoxin family protein, with product MMKISILFATETGNAETLADDLRDELASHHHVSTASLTNFSTAVGNADLLLLLISTYGDGEVPAMAKCFVAALDAGDVPVAGKRFAIFGLGDKNYGPTFGRGSGLVEERLIAKGALIIGEREVHDASGPEFMDDQAKRWCSRVLRTLAL from the coding sequence ATGATGAAAATTTCGATTTTATTCGCCACGGAAACCGGAAACGCCGAGACGCTTGCCGACGATCTGCGTGATGAACTCGCAAGTCATCATCATGTCTCCACGGCGAGCCTTACCAATTTCAGCACAGCGGTCGGAAACGCCGATCTTTTGCTGCTTTTGATTTCAACCTATGGCGACGGCGAGGTCCCTGCGATGGCAAAGTGTTTTGTTGCGGCGCTCGACGCCGGAGACGTTCCCGTCGCGGGGAAACGGTTCGCCATATTCGGCCTCGGCGACAAGAATTACGGCCCGACCTTCGGTCGGGGGAGCGGTCTGGTTGAAGAGCGGCTGATTGCGAAAGGTGCGCTGATCATTGGCGAGCGGGAGGTGCATGATGCCTCCGGCCCGGAGTTCATGGACGATCAGGCTAAGCGCTGGTGCTCGCGCGTGTTGCGGACGCTCGCCCTTTAG
- a CDS encoding GntR family transcriptional regulator produces the protein MPHKDAYVDGYIDGSAFGGGSATPSVAEQLVRKLRIAVLRGDLRPGQKLKEIELCEQYDVSRATLREGFRILESERLFELIPNRGAFVARLGIKEIEEIHDIWAMLTGEAVYRFAERCNAQDLKELETCVGKLRRGIEAGQPLAQMEATNRFFNFIHSRSQNRMRHEMIIGLVSRLMFLRAQSLLNQGWSLLYAEEIEAIVAAARNKSPNDARFAVKRHIASVCAAAKQIILIAERKKPAIEDAAKPERAVQIVQRAKPPVHKPQTQRAKGRASATRASTSA, from the coding sequence ATGCCCCATAAGGACGCCTACGTGGACGGATATATCGACGGCTCTGCCTTTGGAGGTGGCTCGGCGACGCCTTCGGTCGCGGAGCAGCTCGTCCGCAAGCTACGCATTGCGGTGCTTCGTGGTGACCTGCGTCCCGGGCAAAAGCTCAAGGAAATCGAACTCTGTGAACAATATGATGTAAGCCGCGCGACGCTGCGCGAAGGCTTCCGCATTCTCGAGTCCGAACGTCTTTTCGAATTGATTCCAAATCGTGGCGCCTTTGTCGCGCGGCTCGGCATCAAGGAAATCGAGGAGATTCATGATATCTGGGCGATGCTGACGGGCGAAGCCGTTTACCGTTTCGCCGAACGCTGCAACGCCCAGGACTTGAAAGAGCTTGAGACATGCGTCGGCAAGCTACGGCGCGGCATCGAAGCCGGACAGCCACTGGCGCAGATGGAAGCAACCAACCGGTTTTTCAATTTTATTCACTCACGAAGTCAAAACCGGATGCGGCACGAAATGATCATCGGTCTGGTCTCGCGCCTGATGTTCCTGCGCGCGCAATCGCTGCTCAATCAAGGCTGGAGTCTCCTCTACGCCGAGGAGATCGAGGCAATCGTCGCCGCGGCACGCAACAAAAGCCCCAACGATGCGCGGTTCGCCGTCAAGCGGCACATCGCCTCCGTCTGCGCCGCGGCGAAACAGATCATCCTCATCGCGGAGCGTAAGAAGCCGGCGATCGAAGATGCAGCCAAGCCGGAAAGGGCCGTCCAAATCGTGCAGCGCGCCAAGCCGCCCGTACACAAGCCACAAACGCAGCGCGCTAAAGGGCGAGCGTCCGCAACACGCGCGAGCACCAGCGCTTAG
- a CDS encoding dihydrodipicolinate synthase family protein gives MSYSRSEAKAWAKENWRGACNVVMPSFTSDLKTLNEAGIRHDVRRNIELGFWGALLVSECGTTFDEYRRFMEIAIDEAKGRHHLLVHGTFDTREEIIEAAKAGEELGASGLLLGHPNSFYPETEDELYAHIAKVSAHTDLAVSLFVTSQMNLGRLHTSGYPPNVLVRAADIENVVAVKYEVGRPGIAGDLEVWKLLRDKNILFSDPLEAHSPLTVEMFGMQWMGTSNYEYWGSAVPQYFDLLLKGEYEKAMEIYWRINPARQARVAVQATVVGGNFIHRYLWKYQGWLQGYNGGRIRQPAMKLTDAQMRQVREGLVKSGFDIADESPADFYRSRNPD, from the coding sequence ATGAGCTATTCGCGTTCCGAGGCCAAAGCATGGGCGAAGGAGAACTGGCGCGGCGCGTGCAACGTCGTCATGCCGAGCTTCACGTCCGATCTTAAGACGCTGAACGAGGCCGGCATCCGTCACGACGTCCGGCGCAATATTGAGCTTGGCTTCTGGGGCGCGCTGCTTGTCTCCGAATGCGGCACGACCTTCGACGAATATCGCCGCTTCATGGAGATCGCGATCGACGAGGCCAAGGGCCGCCATCACCTTCTGGTGCATGGCACGTTCGACACGCGCGAGGAAATCATCGAAGCGGCCAAGGCCGGCGAGGAACTGGGCGCTTCGGGGCTTTTGCTCGGTCATCCGAATTCATTTTACCCGGAGACGGAAGACGAGCTTTACGCGCATATCGCCAAAGTCTCCGCACACACCGATCTGGCAGTCTCGCTATTCGTCACATCGCAGATGAACCTCGGGCGGCTGCATACGAGCGGCTATCCGCCGAATGTCCTCGTGCGCGCCGCTGATATCGAGAACGTGGTGGCGGTGAAATACGAGGTCGGACGACCCGGCATCGCAGGCGACCTTGAGGTCTGGAAGCTACTTCGCGACAAGAACATTCTCTTCTCCGACCCGCTCGAGGCGCATTCGCCGCTGACCGTCGAAATGTTCGGCATGCAGTGGATGGGGACCAGCAATTACGAATATTGGGGCAGCGCCGTGCCGCAATATTTCGACCTTCTGCTGAAGGGCGAATATGAAAAGGCGATGGAAATTTATTGGCGGATCAACCCGGCGCGCCAGGCGCGCGTCGCGGTGCAGGCCACGGTCGTCGGCGGCAATTTCATCCACCGCTACCTTTGGAAATATCAGGGCTGGCTGCAGGGCTATAATGGCGGCCGCATCCGCCAGCCGGCGATGAAGCTGACCGACGCACAGATGCGTCAGGTACGCGAGGGGCTCGTGAAGTCGGGCTTCGATATCGCCGATGAAAGCCCCGCCGATTTTTACCGCAGCCGCAACCCGGATTGA
- a CDS encoding ornithine cyclodeaminase family protein has translation MTLLLCHEDVIASVTMTEAISAMEAAFREEADGAVILPQRTNMSVGKGWLRVGPVAMPTSGWMGFKAMNLVPGIGLRYQVHLYSVESGELLAIMDAQYLTTLRTGATSAVATRLMARPGQFHVALLGSGVEARAQLEAMQAAGRVCSATVFSPTEANRNALAEDFRARHGMEIKAVASAQEAIEGAELVLAAVKSREPVLLGEWLKPGMHVNSVGTARRDQREIDVAVFGRSARIAVDTDAGVFGEAGDAVVAAPSLDRTKVHELHALASGLVTGRTNDDEITLFKSVGTGIQDIALAAVIYANARAKGLGTDLDAFPYLKKN, from the coding sequence GTGACTTTGCTCCTTTGCCACGAGGACGTTATCGCCTCCGTCACTATGACGGAGGCGATTTCTGCGATGGAGGCCGCGTTCCGCGAGGAAGCGGATGGTGCGGTGATCCTGCCGCAACGGACGAATATGAGCGTTGGCAAGGGCTGGCTGCGCGTCGGTCCGGTCGCCATGCCTACCTCGGGCTGGATGGGGTTCAAGGCGATGAACCTGGTGCCCGGCATCGGGCTTCGCTATCAGGTTCATCTCTATTCGGTCGAAAGTGGCGAATTGCTCGCGATCATGGATGCGCAATATCTCACGACATTGCGCACCGGTGCGACAAGCGCGGTCGCAACGCGGCTGATGGCGCGCCCCGGTCAGTTTCATGTCGCTTTGCTCGGGTCCGGCGTCGAGGCCCGGGCACAACTCGAGGCGATGCAGGCGGCGGGGAGGGTTTGCTCCGCGACGGTCTTCAGCCCGACCGAAGCCAATCGCAATGCGCTCGCCGAGGATTTCCGCGCGCGCCATGGTATGGAGATCAAGGCCGTCGCAAGCGCACAAGAGGCGATCGAAGGTGCCGAGCTTGTTCTTGCCGCCGTCAAATCGCGCGAACCCGTTCTGCTCGGCGAATGGCTGAAGCCCGGAATGCATGTCAATTCGGTCGGCACGGCGCGGCGCGACCAACGCGAGATCGATGTCGCCGTGTTCGGGCGCAGCGCGCGGATCGCAGTCGATACCGATGCGGGCGTCTTCGGCGAGGCGGGTGATGCCGTCGTCGCCGCCCCGTCGCTTGACCGGACAAAGGTGCATGAATTGCACGCCCTTGCCTCGGGGCTGGTGACCGGCCGGACGAACGATGACGAGATCACGCTGTTCAAATCCGTTGGCACGGGCATCCAGGATATCGCGCTTGCCGCGGTGATCTATGCCAACGCGCGCGCCAAAGGACTTGGCACCGATCTCGACGCCTTTCCTTATTTGAAAAAGAACTGA
- a CDS encoding carboxymuconolactone decarboxylase family protein, with protein MKKPTPVEYLRTISANSADAFQALRAAVVKSGPLDSHTVELIVLGGLVTAGSERSFRTHALRLLKDKVDPQALRQAVLVTLAASASFNQVVSALEWVDDVIREVEQAA; from the coding sequence ATGAAAAAGCCCACCCCGGTCGAATATCTGCGCACCATCAGCGCAAACTCCGCAGATGCGTTTCAGGCGTTGCGTGCCGCGGTCGTGAAATCCGGCCCGCTCGATTCGCATACAGTTGAGCTGATCGTGCTTGGCGGACTCGTAACCGCCGGCAGCGAACGCAGTTTCCGCACGCACGCGCTGCGCCTTCTGAAGGATAAGGTCGATCCGCAGGCCCTGCGCCAGGCCGTCCTCGTTACACTCGCGGCGTCGGCAAGTTTCAACCAGGTCGTCTCGGCACTCGAGTGGGTTGATGACGTCATTCGCGAGGTCGAGCAGGCTGCATGA
- a CDS encoding GntR family transcriptional regulator, producing the protein MSDRRAGEVLSTRSESVVEALRAAIMAGQFDPGERLHEIKLTSLLGVSRTPVRAALQKLASEGLLDYTPNRGYTLREFPTGEIINAYEVRAVLEGLAARQGAERGLDASELAILRQSLHDGDEMISSGHVTNEHRAQYSGINASFHETILSSAGSRLLSDMVYLCQQVPVSSPRNVVAFEEGDVRRRHDDHHRIFEAIVGREPWRAEMLMRDHVASVKSSLIRSLSSPAAIHQALRLA; encoded by the coding sequence ATGAGCGATAGGCGCGCGGGCGAGGTCTTATCCACCAGATCAGAATCGGTCGTTGAGGCATTGCGTGCCGCAATCATGGCTGGCCAGTTCGACCCCGGCGAACGCTTGCACGAAATCAAACTGACCAGTCTATTGGGGGTATCGCGCACCCCGGTCCGGGCAGCCCTTCAGAAACTCGCGTCGGAAGGCCTGCTCGATTACACGCCGAACCGCGGCTACACATTGCGTGAATTTCCAACTGGCGAAATCATCAATGCCTACGAAGTGCGCGCTGTGCTTGAGGGTCTTGCTGCGCGACAAGGCGCCGAACGAGGCCTGGATGCGAGCGAACTCGCAATTCTTCGTCAATCGCTGCATGACGGCGATGAAATGATTTCCAGCGGTCACGTCACGAATGAACATCGGGCGCAATACAGTGGCATCAATGCCAGTTTCCACGAAACCATTCTTTCGTCGGCGGGATCAAGGCTTCTGAGCGACATGGTTTACCTGTGTCAGCAGGTGCCCGTTTCATCGCCACGTAATGTCGTCGCGTTCGAAGAGGGCGATGTGCGTCGCCGTCATGACGATCATCACCGAATATTTGAAGCGATCGTTGGCCGCGAGCCTTGGCGCGCCGAAATGTTGATGCGGGACCATGTCGCCAGCGTCAAATCCTCGCTGATCCGTTCCTTGTCATCGCCTGCAGCGATCCACCAGGCATTAAGGCTCGCCTAA
- a CDS encoding cysteine hydrolase, with the protein MNFGVDHPKAAVIAIDLHRGHLDMDVATMPTSPQIARQVIVANKRLFDWARSKNIPIIHLLTQYRDEAEIICNPFWRTRAEDPKATRKNVLRHNIAGMPGVTIMPELYDRTRDLVVDTKKRYDCFIGTDLEFTLRAHGINTLLVTGVNTNSCVLATVTAANVRDFAVIVVKDCVETMDGTELHDAGLLCIKTAFGLVIDTGEIQQLGIFASAGKDAA; encoded by the coding sequence ATGAATTTCGGTGTCGATCATCCCAAGGCGGCCGTCATCGCGATTGACCTGCATCGGGGTCATCTCGACATGGACGTCGCGACCATGCCGACCTCACCTCAGATCGCGAGACAGGTGATCGTTGCCAACAAGCGTCTGTTCGATTGGGCGCGGTCCAAAAATATCCCGATCATTCATCTGCTCACGCAGTACCGCGACGAAGCGGAAATCATCTGCAATCCATTTTGGCGTACGCGCGCCGAGGATCCGAAGGCGACTCGCAAGAATGTCCTGCGCCACAATATCGCGGGTATGCCCGGCGTTACGATCATGCCGGAATTGTACGATCGTACACGCGACCTCGTGGTCGATACGAAGAAACGCTACGACTGTTTCATTGGCACCGACCTTGAATTCACGCTGCGAGCGCATGGGATCAATACGCTGCTCGTAACCGGCGTGAACACAAACTCCTGTGTCCTGGCAACCGTAACCGCCGCCAATGTCCGGGATTTCGCGGTGATTGTCGTGAAAGACTGTGTGGAAACCATGGACGGCACCGAGCTGCATGATGCCGGCCTGCTCTGTATCAAGACCGCGTTTGGTCTCGTGATCGACACAGGTGAGATTCAACAGCTCGGTATCTTCGCGTCAGCTGGCAAGGATGCAGCATGA
- a CDS encoding branched-chain amino acid ABC transporter permease, translating into MMGINLFQILNGLTFAALLFIVASGFTLIFGLLRIVNLAHGALYLLGGLIGYSIAQATGSFILAVLGAMAAVALLGAALDRGLLRFVHGAELRQVLLTLGVAFILDDLGLVIWGGDTFSVPVPEALRGAMHIGNFFYPKYRIFVLALGIVVFAALWLLLNKTRLGALIRAGVDDPEMVEAMGINIRRVFLGTFMLGAALAGLGGVVGGAFLTLYPSADAEILVFSLAVVIIGGRGSLWGAALGAVLVGLLNAIGQVIFPELSYFVIFGPMALLLAFRPLGLFGRTA; encoded by the coding sequence ATGATGGGAATCAATCTCTTCCAGATTTTGAATGGCCTGACCTTTGCGGCGCTTTTGTTCATCGTCGCATCCGGTTTCACGCTGATCTTCGGGCTTCTGCGCATCGTCAACCTGGCGCATGGCGCGCTTTATCTGCTCGGCGGCTTGATCGGATATTCAATCGCGCAAGCAACTGGTAGTTTTATTCTCGCCGTGCTGGGCGCCATGGCCGCAGTGGCCCTGCTTGGTGCTGCGCTCGACAGAGGGTTGCTGCGTTTTGTCCACGGCGCCGAATTGCGACAGGTTCTGCTGACGCTGGGCGTGGCTTTTATCCTAGACGATCTTGGGCTCGTGATCTGGGGCGGTGACACGTTCTCAGTGCCCGTTCCAGAGGCGCTGCGCGGCGCAATGCACATAGGCAATTTTTTCTATCCGAAATACCGCATCTTTGTGCTGGCGCTCGGCATCGTTGTCTTCGCCGCGTTATGGCTTCTCCTGAATAAGACCCGCCTTGGCGCGCTGATACGTGCCGGCGTCGATGATCCTGAAATGGTCGAGGCGATGGGCATCAATATCCGCCGCGTCTTCCTCGGAACTTTTATGCTTGGCGCAGCGCTCGCAGGACTTGGCGGCGTCGTCGGCGGCGCCTTTCTTACGCTCTACCCGAGCGCCGATGCCGAGATTCTCGTTTTCTCGCTCGCGGTCGTGATCATTGGGGGACGCGGCAGCCTCTGGGGTGCTGCTCTAGGCGCCGTGCTGGTCGGTCTCCTGAACGCGATCGGCCAGGTGATATTCCCCGAACTTTCCTATTTCGTCATTTTCGGACCGATGGCGCTGCTGCTCGCGTTTCGCCCGCTCGGCCTCTTCGGGAGGACCGCGTGA
- a CDS encoding branched-chain amino acid ABC transporter permease produces MAVLAALPLVLSSYQTSIATQVLIFSVLAMSIDILAGYAGRTSVGHGAIFGVSTYVAIYWTSSIGGDLWVGVALGILAAAALSAVFGLLAVRTSGVYFLLLTLALGMIVWGVCLRWTGITGGENGLRGIGRPDFIADDKNFYYAVLIVVSLSTFVMWRFVHSPFGLALRGIRDSESRMRSLGYNVPLHVFLAFLMSGLFAGIAGALYMLFNNFVSPSTVELSQSVSGLLMAVTGGVGTLFGSFVGAAAIIVLENVVSSFTARWPTILGLTFVLIMIFAPEGVVGRARVLLARWGSRRSLEG; encoded by the coding sequence TTGGCAGTTCTTGCCGCGTTACCGCTCGTCCTATCAAGCTATCAGACCTCGATCGCAACGCAGGTTCTGATTTTCAGCGTGCTTGCGATGTCGATCGACATTCTCGCCGGCTATGCTGGCCGCACCTCGGTTGGTCATGGCGCCATCTTCGGCGTTTCAACCTATGTCGCGATCTATTGGACGTCTTCGATAGGCGGCGATCTCTGGGTTGGGGTCGCGCTTGGAATCCTTGCGGCAGCCGCGCTTTCGGCAGTTTTTGGCCTGCTCGCGGTCCGGACGTCCGGCGTCTATTTTCTCCTGCTGACGCTCGCCCTCGGCATGATCGTCTGGGGTGTGTGCTTGCGATGGACGGGCATCACCGGTGGTGAGAACGGTCTGCGTGGTATTGGTCGTCCTGACTTCATCGCCGACGATAAGAACTTCTATTACGCTGTCTTGATCGTCGTCTCGCTTTCGACTTTCGTGATGTGGCGATTCGTTCATTCGCCCTTCGGCCTGGCGTTGCGCGGCATCCGCGACTCAGAGAGTCGCATGCGCAGCCTCGGCTACAATGTCCCACTGCATGTGTTCCTGGCGTTCCTGATGTCCGGTTTGTTCGCGGGAATAGCCGGCGCCCTCTATATGCTCTTCAACAACTTCGTCAGTCCGTCGACGGTTGAACTGTCGCAATCAGTTTCCGGACTTTTAATGGCGGTCACGGGCGGTGTCGGCACGCTCTTCGGGTCATTCGTGGGCGCGGCGGCGATCATCGTTCTTGAAAACGTCGTCAGCAGCTTCACGGCGCGTTGGCCGACAATCCTCGGTCTCACCTTCGTTCTCATTATGATTTTCGCGCCGGAAGGCGTGGTCGGCCGTGCGCGCGTCCTGCTCGCTCGCTGGGGTTCAAGACGCTCGTTGGAAGGATAA
- a CDS encoding ABC transporter substrate-binding protein, with protein sequence MMDRRSFLKTTGLTLAAGTGVLSAPFIARAQSAPIRIGLMAPQTGVVAAGGREIINGFTLFWDSVGNEAGGRKVEIIIEDDASNPDTALQKARRLVEQANVDFLFGNLLANTGLAVANYVKGNGTPYFIPVIAADDLTQRRRIKNVIRAGGYSASQFSRPLADWALKQGYKKVAMISQDYTFGHEQCGGFSQTFTEGGGAIVGQFWHPLNTSDFSPYLGQVATLQPDAVFAMETGADSARLIQQYASFGLKGQIPLLGSQNAADQSVIRTMGSECEGIVTSAHFAEGADLPATRAFVKTYSDKFGKIPSLYAFSHYVGAMWVAKAINTIGGKVADRDLFIDTVLKTDLPNSPLGRPVRFDQYGNPIYDVFIRKVVKNNEGKYWNVPIETYPQVSQFWKYDPVTYMKQPPYSRDFQGIKKA encoded by the coding sequence ATGATGGATCGCAGAAGCTTTCTTAAGACGACGGGTCTCACACTTGCCGCGGGCACTGGTGTTCTATCGGCGCCTTTCATTGCGCGCGCACAGAGTGCGCCGATTCGCATCGGCCTGATGGCGCCGCAAACCGGTGTGGTCGCCGCCGGCGGCCGTGAGATTATCAATGGTTTTACGTTGTTCTGGGACAGCGTCGGCAACGAGGCAGGCGGACGAAAGGTTGAGATCATCATCGAAGACGATGCCTCTAACCCCGACACGGCCTTGCAGAAGGCACGCCGGCTGGTTGAACAGGCGAACGTTGATTTCCTCTTCGGCAATCTCCTGGCGAACACCGGCCTTGCCGTTGCGAATTATGTGAAGGGCAACGGAACGCCCTATTTCATCCCCGTCATCGCCGCCGACGACCTGACGCAGCGAAGGCGGATCAAGAACGTGATTCGGGCCGGCGGGTACAGCGCCAGCCAATTCTCGCGTCCGCTGGCCGATTGGGCGCTCAAGCAGGGCTACAAGAAAGTCGCGATGATCTCGCAGGATTACACGTTCGGCCACGAGCAATGCGGCGGATTTTCGCAGACTTTCACCGAAGGCGGCGGCGCGATTGTGGGGCAGTTCTGGCATCCGCTGAACACGTCGGATTTCAGCCCCTATCTTGGGCAGGTCGCAACGCTTCAGCCCGATGCCGTGTTCGCGATGGAAACCGGGGCAGATTCTGCACGTCTGATCCAGCAGTACGCGAGCTTCGGTCTGAAGGGGCAAATTCCGCTACTTGGCTCACAGAATGCGGCGGACCAGTCCGTTATCCGCACGATGGGCTCTGAGTGCGAAGGCATCGTCACGTCGGCGCATTTCGCGGAGGGTGCCGATCTGCCGGCGACGCGGGCCTTCGTGAAGACTTATTCCGACAAATTCGGAAAGATCCCGTCGCTTTATGCTTTTTCGCATTATGTCGGTGCGATGTGGGTGGCGAAAGCGATCAACACGATCGGCGGCAAGGTCGCGGATCGCGATCTCTTTATCGATACGGTGCTTAAGACCGATCTACCCAACAGTCCACTCGGCAGGCCCGTGCGGTTCGACCAATACGGCAACCCGATCTACGACGTATTCATCCGAAAAGTCGTCAAAAATAACGAGGGCAAATATTGGAACGTGCCGATCGAGACCTATCCGCAGGTCTCGCAGTTCTGGAAATATGATCCGGTGACCTACATGAAACAGCCGCCGTACTCCCGTGATTTTCAAGGCATCAAGAAGGCCTGA
- a CDS encoding ABC transporter ATP-binding protein, producing MSDIILKLDHVGVRFDALKAVDDVSLRINRGERRAIIGPNGAGKTTLFNAITGVVRPTSGRIEFDDRDITQLPPHRRAACGISRTFQITNLFPSLTVRQNMELALRGLKARKFSFFGTSELTNNEYTQAERALGLSRLGSRAGALVSELSYGEQRQLEMAMALAPGPRLLLLDEPAAGLSPAERVIVTDVIRALPAEITIVLIEHDMDLVLSLVDWVTCLNNGQFLADGAPAEIRENADIQNVYLGRPRHHA from the coding sequence GTGTCAGATATTATCCTCAAACTTGATCATGTCGGTGTCCGGTTCGACGCGTTGAAAGCCGTCGATGACGTATCGTTGCGCATCAACCGCGGTGAACGGCGTGCGATCATCGGCCCGAACGGGGCCGGGAAAACGACGTTATTCAATGCCATCACCGGCGTCGTGCGGCCGACTTCGGGACGAATCGAATTCGACGATCGCGACATTACGCAATTGCCACCACATCGCCGCGCCGCTTGTGGCATCAGCCGTACATTCCAGATCACAAATCTGTTTCCAAGCCTGACTGTACGGCAAAACATGGAGCTTGCTCTTCGTGGGCTTAAAGCGCGCAAATTCTCATTCTTCGGAACGAGCGAACTTACGAACAACGAGTATACGCAGGCCGAGCGTGCGCTCGGCTTATCGCGGTTGGGTTCGCGCGCTGGCGCCTTGGTGAGCGAACTTTCTTACGGCGAACAGCGGCAACTCGAAATGGCTATGGCGCTCGCGCCTGGTCCTCGCCTGCTTCTTCTGGACGAGCCCGCCGCCGGCCTGTCGCCCGCCGAACGCGTGATTGTCACTGATGTCATCCGTGCGTTGCCCGCGGAGATCACAATCGTGCTGATCGAGCATGATATGGATCTGGTACTGTCGCTCGTCGATTGGGTCACATGCCTGAACAATGGACAGTTCCTCGCGGACGGTGCTCCGGCCGAGATCCGAGAGAATGCCGATATCCAGAACGTCTATCTCGGCAGGCCCCGTCACCATGCTTGA
- a CDS encoding ABC transporter ATP-binding protein, with amino-acid sequence MLEIHDLQSFYGEAHVVQGASLTVRDHEVVALLGRNGMGKTSLIRSIMGLSAPCVRGGSVTWKGESLTGLRPHDIAHHKIALVPQGRRLFPSLTVTEHLTMIKPIRVKEGWTVERIFGLFPRLAERRNNRGNQLSGGERQMLAVGRALMIDPELILMDEPSEGLAPVMVQHLGDIIMQLKHDGIAILLVEQNLYSALAVADRAYVLETGKVVYEAQASELVDDPRSLVRFLGVH; translated from the coding sequence ATGCTTGAGATTCATGACCTTCAGAGCTTTTACGGTGAGGCCCATGTCGTTCAGGGGGCCTCGCTCACCGTCCGCGATCACGAAGTCGTGGCGCTGCTCGGCCGCAACGGGATGGGCAAGACGAGCCTCATCCGCTCGATAATGGGCCTTTCCGCGCCATGCGTGCGCGGCGGCAGTGTCACCTGGAAGGGTGAAAGCTTGACCGGTCTCAGGCCGCACGACATCGCCCACCATAAGATCGCGCTTGTGCCTCAGGGACGGCGGCTATTTCCCTCGCTCACCGTCACCGAACACCTGACAATGATCAAGCCGATCCGCGTCAAAGAGGGATGGACAGTCGAACGCATCTTCGGATTGTTTCCACGCCTCGCGGAACGCCGCAACAATAGGGGCAATCAATTGTCTGGCGGGGAGCGTCAGATGCTCGCTGTCGGGCGCGCTCTGATGATCGATCCGGAACTGATCTTGATGGATGAGCCATCGGAAGGGCTCGCGCCGGTCATGGTGCAACATCTCGGGGACATCATCATGCAACTCAAACATGATGGCATAGCGATCCTTCTGGTCGAGCAAAATCTCTACAGCGCCCTTGCCGTCGCGGATCGCGCGTATGTGCTTGAGACCGGCAAGGTGGTCTACGAAGCCCAAGCCTCCGAGCTCGTCGATGATCCGCGGTCACTCGTGCGCTTTCTCGGCGTGCATTAA